From Marivirga harenae, one genomic window encodes:
- a CDS encoding PAS domain S-box protein produces MDLQKYDKEQLIKEVEKLRLALYQNKYLLKNSRHLENSVFPEEGIDLSMEFTEDGRIVKTNKNWRKSLAYSNQDLKHIFIRDIIFPDDWHKFQDAVERVMRDKSQELVELRLSSKNNDKIHVTGILLKNLSNRNVIANFQDITNQIHAQKAQNLFYEITNLTLKSADLDGLFKGIHEKLKEALDADNFFIAQFRFEKQELFFPYIHDEFIEDSPKSTSFGYKKGLCEYIYHQKKSVLMKESDIMDLILEGKINQYGTIPKAFLGVPFQTEKGTPGVIGVQSYRDENAFQNRDLKLLNFISNQVLLSVERKFIEEKISTQAARLQSIFNSSNHIIWSINKDFRLTSFNANFEYEFLKYFNFKPKINSDLTGKFINSMIPLEAYGFWEQKFTQCLNGETLNFEIELPNTQENDAVWKEIYLNPIFTESGEITGLSGIAHDITEKKINALNIQKSELKFRNIFESFQDIYFNCRFNGEIILISPSVKENIGYEQDEVTGNNVTNYYLYTKKTKDLLKKLVSRRRVQNFEATLITRDGRLINCICNVRLVRDKDSREVTIEGVARDITKLKQANRELLHAKNVAENSLKVKEQFLANMSHEIRTPMNGVIGMVDLLSQTQLNPEQMNFVYTIKKSSETLLTILNDILDLSKIEAGKMKIQTHVTDVKSIFEKVLNLFSQQAMQKSIDLSFKIDSEIPKYLKIDETRIIQIVSNLTSNALKFTEKKGRVLLHISKEIKDNLYRIAVEDTGIGISENDQQQLFKLFTQVDNSSTKSFSGTGLGLAISKQLSSLMGGQIGVSSEPDEGSVFWFTLMGEEPSVAEIEEFENSKQNIPKSSRLTFESNNAPKILIVDDNTINRQVASQILMKSGFKTDLAFSGPAAIEKVKNNEYDLILMDIQMPIMDGVTATKEIKKLSKAIPPIVAMTAYSMKEDRQRFLDMGMDDYLAKPIVSSILLDVIQQNLPGFTSKSSNSEENTPKTSNGNELELIDKKTLQQLSKYADKPTIKSFFEEFEIEAKSLILESINAEKTSDMEKILNNLHTLKGNAGTLGIRSLEEQAKKIESDLKKEKTEKLMKDLNHLLDNFNKFTNNYQSILK; encoded by the coding sequence TTGGATTTACAAAAATACGATAAAGAACAACTAATAAAAGAAGTAGAGAAATTGCGCTTAGCACTCTACCAAAACAAATATTTGCTAAAAAATTCCAGACACCTGGAAAACAGCGTGTTCCCAGAAGAAGGAATTGATTTGAGTATGGAGTTCACTGAGGATGGTCGCATTGTAAAAACAAACAAAAATTGGCGCAAAAGTCTTGCCTATTCGAATCAGGATTTAAAACACATATTTATAAGAGATATTATTTTTCCTGATGATTGGCATAAGTTTCAAGATGCTGTTGAAAGAGTAATGCGGGATAAAAGCCAGGAGTTGGTAGAATTAAGGCTGAGCTCGAAGAATAATGATAAAATTCATGTTACAGGAATTTTGTTAAAAAATTTAAGTAACAGAAATGTAATTGCCAACTTTCAGGACATCACAAACCAAATCCATGCACAGAAAGCTCAGAATCTTTTCTATGAAATCACCAATCTGACCTTGAAAAGCGCTGACCTAGATGGACTATTTAAGGGCATCCATGAAAAACTAAAAGAAGCATTGGATGCAGATAATTTTTTCATTGCTCAATTCAGGTTTGAAAAGCAAGAGTTGTTCTTCCCTTATATTCATGATGAATTTATTGAAGACTCTCCTAAATCCACATCCTTTGGGTACAAAAAGGGGCTCTGTGAGTATATCTACCATCAGAAAAAATCAGTTCTCATGAAGGAATCCGACATAATGGATTTGATTCTTGAAGGAAAAATCAATCAATATGGTACAATTCCGAAAGCATTTCTAGGTGTCCCCTTCCAAACCGAAAAAGGAACACCTGGAGTTATCGGTGTTCAAAGCTACAGAGATGAAAATGCATTTCAGAACCGAGATTTGAAATTACTAAACTTCATTTCCAATCAGGTATTGCTGTCGGTAGAAAGAAAATTTATTGAAGAAAAAATCAGTACGCAAGCAGCTCGACTCCAATCAATCTTCAACAGCAGCAACCATATTATATGGTCTATAAACAAAGACTTTAGATTAACTTCATTTAATGCAAATTTTGAATACGAGTTCTTAAAATATTTTAATTTTAAACCTAAAATAAATTCTGATCTAACTGGTAAGTTCATCAATTCTATGATCCCTTTAGAAGCCTATGGGTTTTGGGAACAGAAATTCACTCAGTGTTTAAACGGGGAAACTTTAAATTTTGAGATAGAACTTCCTAATACGCAGGAAAACGATGCCGTTTGGAAAGAAATTTATCTTAATCCAATTTTTACTGAAAGTGGCGAAATCACAGGACTATCAGGAATTGCCCATGATATTACAGAAAAGAAAATTAACGCGCTAAATATTCAGAAAAGTGAATTGAAATTCAGAAATATTTTTGAATCCTTTCAAGATATTTATTTTAACTGCCGATTCAATGGTGAAATTATTTTAATTAGCCCCTCAGTAAAAGAAAATATTGGATATGAGCAAGATGAAGTGACGGGAAATAATGTAACCAATTATTACCTGTACACTAAAAAAACGAAAGATTTATTAAAGAAATTAGTATCCAGGAGAAGAGTGCAAAACTTTGAAGCCACCTTAATTACTCGAGACGGGAGACTGATAAATTGCATTTGTAACGTACGTCTTGTTCGGGATAAAGACAGTAGAGAAGTGACAATTGAAGGTGTGGCACGAGATATTACTAAACTAAAGCAAGCCAACAGAGAGCTATTACATGCTAAAAATGTTGCTGAAAACTCATTAAAAGTAAAAGAACAATTTCTTGCTAATATGAGTCACGAAATAAGAACTCCCATGAACGGTGTCATTGGGATGGTAGATTTGCTGTCCCAAACTCAGCTGAATCCTGAGCAAATGAACTTTGTATATACTATTAAGAAGTCATCAGAGACCTTACTGACGATTTTAAATGATATATTGGATTTGAGCAAAATTGAAGCGGGTAAAATGAAAATACAAACTCATGTTACCGATGTCAAATCCATTTTTGAGAAAGTCTTAAATCTTTTCAGCCAACAAGCCATGCAAAAATCAATTGATTTAAGCTTTAAAATCGATAGTGAAATTCCCAAATATCTAAAAATAGATGAAACAAGGATCATCCAAATTGTTTCTAATTTAACTTCGAATGCATTAAAGTTTACGGAGAAGAAGGGACGAGTTTTATTACATATTTCTAAGGAGATCAAAGATAATTTATACAGAATTGCTGTTGAAGATACTGGTATAGGGATATCAGAAAATGACCAACAACAATTATTCAAACTCTTTACTCAGGTTGACAATTCCAGTACCAAATCGTTTAGCGGGACTGGCTTGGGACTTGCTATTTCAAAACAATTAAGCAGTTTAATGGGCGGACAAATCGGAGTCAGTTCAGAACCGGATGAAGGCAGTGTATTCTGGTTTACCTTAATGGGAGAAGAACCAAGCGTTGCAGAAATTGAAGAATTTGAGAACAGTAAGCAAAATATCCCTAAGAGTTCAAGATTGACTTTTGAAAGTAACAATGCCCCTAAAATTTTGATTGTCGATGATAACACCATCAACAGGCAAGTTGCCAGCCAAATCCTTATGAAATCGGGCTTCAAAACCGACCTGGCTTTCAGTGGCCCTGCAGCTATAGAGAAGGTTAAAAATAATGAGTATGATCTGATTTTAATGGATATTCAAATGCCTATTATGGATGGAGTAACTGCTACAAAAGAGATTAAGAAACTTTCAAAAGCGATTCCGCCAATAGTGGCTATGACTGCTTACTCGATGAAGGAAGACCGTCAGCGATTTTTAGATATGGGCATGGACGATTACTTAGCCAAACCCATTGTCTCTAGTATATTATTGGATGTTATTCAACAGAATTTACCTGGATTCACGTCTAAAAGTAGTAATTCTGAAGAGAATACACCAAAAACGAGCAATGGTAATGAACTTGAATTAATAGATAAAAAAACGCTTCAGCAGCTTAGCAAATACGCTGACAAACCGACTATCAAATCCTTCTTTGAAGAGTTTGAAATTGAAGCAAAAAGTTTGATATTAGAGA
- the rlmF gene encoding 23S rRNA (adenine(1618)-N(6))-methyltransferase RlmF, translating into MPTPQKPSLHPNNPFNKRYDLESLAKTLPELEAFTFTNQYDSQTIDFADPKAVMALNKALLLQHYDLKYWDIPDGYLCPPIPGRADYLFHIDEFLTKKRKGVEVKGNLIRCLDIGTGASCIYPILGSQQFGWNFVASEIDPKAAASAEKIIAENPKLEGKVEIRKQYKSSDIFKGIVKKHEYYDVSICNPPFHSSAEEAEKGTTRKLKNLKKYRKGEKPTLNFGGKSNELWTEGGELKFITNMAVQSKYHSHSVRWFTTLVSKSSNLKRIYEAIKQAGAKEIETIEMSHGNKTSRIVAWTFLSPMRTRS; encoded by the coding sequence ATGCCCACTCCACAAAAGCCCAGCCTACACCCAAATAATCCATTTAATAAAAGATATGATCTGGAAAGTTTAGCCAAGACGCTTCCGGAATTAGAAGCTTTTACTTTCACCAATCAATATGATAGTCAAACGATTGATTTTGCTGACCCTAAGGCAGTGATGGCTTTGAATAAAGCTTTGTTGCTCCAGCATTATGACTTGAAATATTGGGATATTCCAGATGGATATTTATGTCCACCTATTCCGGGAAGAGCAGATTACCTATTTCATATAGATGAATTCCTCACTAAAAAAAGGAAAGGAGTTGAGGTAAAGGGCAATTTAATACGATGCCTTGATATCGGAACAGGAGCCAGTTGTATTTATCCGATTTTGGGTTCACAGCAATTTGGTTGGAATTTTGTGGCTTCAGAAATTGATCCCAAAGCGGCTGCTTCAGCAGAAAAAATCATTGCTGAGAATCCTAAGCTGGAAGGGAAAGTCGAAATTAGGAAGCAGTACAAATCTTCAGATATATTTAAAGGCATTGTCAAAAAGCATGAATACTATGATGTGAGTATTTGCAATCCGCCTTTTCATAGCTCAGCTGAAGAAGCTGAAAAAGGAACCACCAGAAAGCTGAAAAACCTCAAAAAATATAGAAAAGGGGAGAAGCCCACTTTAAATTTTGGGGGTAAGAGTAATGAGTTGTGGACTGAAGGAGGAGAATTAAAGTTTATTACGAATATGGCTGTTCAAAGTAAATACCATTCTCATTCTGTTCGTTGGTTTACCACCTTAGTCTCAAAATCTTCAAATCTGAAACGTATTTATGAAGCCATCAAACAAGCTGGTGCCAAGGAGATTGAAACGATTGAAATGAGCCATGGAAATAAAACGAGTAGGATAGTGGCTTGGACCTTTTTATCTCCTATGAGAACTAGAAGCTAG
- a CDS encoding methylmalonyl-CoA mutase family protein, with the protein MSAHQTVAPYKPKNNVRIVTAASLFDGHDAAINVMRRIIQSTGCEVIHLGHDRAVEEVVNTAIQEDAQAIAMTSYQGGHTEYFKYMYDLLKEKGSSHIKIFGGGGGVILPEEIKELHDYGISRIYSPDDGRSMGLQGMINDLVEQSDYPTGQNLNGEVGRVDKKDVKAIARLISAAENFPEESNAELDKIREKAKDLSVPVLGITGTGGAGKSSLVDELVRRFLIDFKDKNIGIISVDPSKRKTGGALLGDRIRMNAINNDRVYMRSLATRQSNLSISKYVKDAVSILKAANFDLIILETSGIGQSDTQILDYSDASLYVMTPEYGAATQLEKIDMLDFADVIALNKFDKRGALDALRDVKKQYQRNHGLWESKPDDMPVYGTIASQFNDPGMNSLYKELMAKVTEKSGADLKSTFEITDEMSEKVFIIPPKRTRYLSEISENNRGYDEWVEEQAAVADKLYGYRKSIETLQDSDIEDKDRLIKGLEEAYAKEELNFDPKNKLLIEEWAAKVQTYKDPVYTFKVRDKEINIDTHTESLSHSLIPKVSLPKYKSWGDLLRWNLQENVPGEFPYTAGIYPFKREGEDPTRMFAGEGGPERTNKRFHYVSMDMPAKRLSTAFDSVTLYGNDPDYRPDIYGKIGNSGVSICCLDDAKKLYSGFDLAHAMTSVSMTINGPAPMLLGFFMNAAVDQQCEKYIKENGMEAEVKKKIDKIFKEKGSTQPQYRGEIPEGHNGLGLMLLGVTGDQVLPRDTYEKIKKDTMAVVRGTVQADILKEDQAQNTCIFSTEFALRLMGDVQEYFIENQVRNFYSVSISGYHIAEAGANPITQLAFTLANGFTYVEYYLSRGMDINKFGPNLSFFFSNGIDPEYAVIGRVARRIWSKALKQKYGANSRAQMLKYHIQTSGRSLHAQEIDFNDIRTTLQALYAIYDNCNSLHTNAYDEAITTPTENSVRRAMAIQLIINKELGLAKNENPIQGSFIIEELTDLVEEAVLTEFDRITERGGVLGAMETMYQRGKIQEESLHYEMLKHTGEFPIIGVNTFLNSKGSPTVTPGEVIRATKEEKEYQIETLELLNDRFEKEAKESLDRLQDAAIKNENLFAELMEATKFCSLGQITNAMFEVGGQYRRNM; encoded by the coding sequence ATGTCTGCACATCAAACTGTAGCTCCTTATAAGCCTAAAAATAACGTTCGTATTGTCACTGCTGCCTCCCTATTCGATGGGCATGATGCAGCCATCAATGTGATGCGTAGAATCATCCAATCTACTGGTTGTGAGGTTATTCACTTAGGTCACGACCGTGCTGTTGAAGAAGTGGTAAACACTGCCATTCAAGAAGATGCACAAGCCATCGCCATGACATCCTATCAAGGGGGCCATACTGAGTATTTCAAGTACATGTATGATCTATTGAAAGAGAAAGGCTCTAGCCACATCAAGATCTTCGGTGGCGGAGGAGGAGTAATCTTACCAGAAGAAATCAAAGAATTGCATGATTACGGTATTTCTCGAATCTATTCTCCTGATGATGGCCGTTCCATGGGATTACAGGGCATGATCAATGATTTGGTGGAGCAAAGTGATTATCCTACTGGCCAGAATTTGAATGGTGAAGTAGGTCGCGTAGATAAGAAAGATGTAAAAGCGATTGCAAGACTGATATCGGCAGCAGAAAATTTCCCGGAAGAAAGTAATGCTGAATTAGATAAAATAAGAGAGAAAGCAAAAGATTTGTCAGTACCGGTTTTAGGAATTACAGGTACAGGTGGAGCGGGTAAATCTTCTTTGGTTGATGAGCTCGTACGAAGATTCTTAATTGATTTTAAAGATAAAAATATAGGAATCATCTCGGTAGATCCATCTAAAAGAAAAACTGGTGGTGCTCTTTTAGGAGATAGGATCCGGATGAATGCTATAAACAATGATAGAGTTTATATGCGTTCATTGGCAACTCGTCAAAGTAATTTGTCAATTTCTAAATATGTGAAAGATGCAGTTTCGATCTTGAAGGCAGCTAATTTTGATCTCATCATTTTAGAAACTTCAGGAATTGGCCAGTCGGATACGCAGATCTTGGATTATTCTGATGCTTCACTTTATGTGATGACTCCAGAATACGGTGCTGCCACTCAGCTGGAGAAAATTGATATGTTGGATTTTGCCGACGTTATTGCCCTTAATAAGTTTGATAAAAGAGGAGCTTTGGATGCATTGAGAGATGTTAAAAAGCAGTATCAGCGTAACCATGGATTGTGGGAATCGAAACCAGACGATATGCCGGTTTATGGCACCATTGCTTCTCAATTCAACGATCCAGGAATGAATTCACTTTATAAGGAATTGATGGCCAAAGTAACCGAAAAATCAGGTGCTGATTTGAAATCTACTTTTGAAATCACGGATGAAATGTCTGAAAAGGTATTCATTATTCCACCAAAAAGAACGCGTTACTTATCTGAGATTTCAGAAAATAACAGAGGTTACGATGAGTGGGTAGAAGAGCAAGCAGCAGTTGCGGACAAATTATATGGATATCGTAAATCTATAGAGACTTTACAAGATTCGGATATAGAAGATAAAGACCGTTTAATCAAAGGACTCGAAGAGGCCTATGCCAAAGAAGAGTTGAATTTTGATCCGAAGAATAAGCTCTTGATTGAAGAATGGGCAGCTAAAGTACAAACTTACAAAGACCCGGTTTATACTTTCAAAGTGAGAGATAAAGAAATTAATATAGATACGCATACAGAGTCATTATCTCATTCTCTAATTCCAAAAGTATCTCTACCAAAATATAAAAGCTGGGGAGATTTATTAAGATGGAATTTACAGGAAAATGTACCTGGCGAATTTCCGTATACCGCAGGAATTTACCCTTTCAAAAGAGAAGGGGAGGATCCTACGAGAATGTTTGCTGGCGAAGGTGGACCGGAGCGTACCAATAAGCGTTTCCATTATGTAAGTATGGATATGCCCGCTAAGCGTTTATCTACTGCCTTTGACTCGGTAACGCTTTACGGAAATGATCCGGATTACAGACCAGATATCTATGGGAAAATCGGGAATTCAGGGGTTAGTATTTGCTGTTTGGATGATGCCAAGAAATTATACTCTGGTTTCGATCTGGCGCATGCCATGACTTCTGTGTCGATGACCATCAATGGCCCGGCACCTATGTTGCTTGGATTTTTCATGAATGCTGCTGTCGATCAGCAATGTGAAAAATACATCAAAGAAAATGGCATGGAAGCCGAAGTAAAGAAAAAAATCGACAAGATTTTTAAAGAAAAGGGATCTACTCAGCCTCAGTATAGAGGAGAAATTCCAGAAGGCCATAATGGCTTAGGTTTGATGTTGCTAGGTGTAACCGGTGACCAAGTTTTACCTAGAGACACTTACGAAAAGATTAAGAAAGATACCATGGCGGTAGTTCGTGGTACCGTTCAAGCTGATATCTTGAAAGAAGATCAGGCGCAAAATACCTGTATCTTCTCGACCGAATTTGCTTTGCGATTGATGGGAGATGTGCAGGAATATTTTATTGAAAATCAGGTTAGAAATTTCTATTCGGTATCGATATCAGGATATCACATTGCAGAAGCAGGAGCGAACCCGATTACACAGTTAGCCTTTACTTTGGCGAATGGGTTTACTTATGTAGAATACTACTTGAGCAGAGGAATGGATATCAATAAATTTGGTCCAAACTTATCTTTCTTCTTCTCAAATGGTATTGATCCTGAATATGCAGTGATCGGTAGAGTAGCCAGAAGAATCTGGTCAAAAGCCTTAAAGCAGAAATATGGAGCAAATTCCAGAGCACAGATGTTGAAATACCACATCCAGACTTCAGGTAGATCGCTGCACGCCCAAGAGATTGATTTCAATGATATCAGAACGACTTTACAGGCGCTTTATGCGATATACGATAACTGTAACTCTCTGCATACCAATGCTTATGATGAAGCGATTACTACACCAACTGAAAACTCAGTAAGAAGAGCAATGGCGATTCAGTTGATCATCAATAAGGAGTTAGGTTTAGCGAAGAACGAAAATCCAATTCAAGGGTCTTTCATCATTGAAGAGTTGACTGATCTTGTGGAAGAAGCGGTTTTGACTGAATTTGATAGAATTACAGAAAGAGGAGGCGTTTTAGGCGCCATGGAAACCATGTATCAGCGAGGCAAGATCCAGGAAGAAAGCTTACATTATGAAATGCTGAAGCATACGGGTGAATTCCCTATCATTGGCGTAAATACTTTCTTGAATTCTAAAGGTTCGCCTACCGTAACGCCTGGTGAAGTAATCAGAGCGACCAAGGAAGAGAAAGAGTATCAAATTGAGACATTGGAGTTATTAAATGACCGATTTGAGAAAGAAGCCAAAGAGAGTCTGGATAGATTGCAAGATGCAGCCATCAAAAACGAAAACCTTTTTGCTGAACTGATGGAAGCCACTAAATTCTGTTCTTTAGGTCAGATTACGAATGCGATGTTTGAAGTTGGTGGGCAGTATAGACGCAATATGTAG
- a CDS encoding helix-turn-helix domain-containing protein, producing the protein MSQHKLTDIAKIAVRYVNTTNRLIFLTGKAGSGKTTLLRYIINNTYKNVAVAAPTGIAAINAKGVTLHSLLQLPFGTFIPEDNGVDFSRTTEQINTPKTFLQQFKMYGNKRQIIKNLELLIIDEVSMLRADILDCMDLILRMVRKNHQPFGGLQIMFIGDLNQLPPVIRQHEWQYLNNYYKTGYFFEALALQKTEMVYIELDKIFRQSDPEFTSILNRLRDNHLSDTDIQMLNQHYEKDVEGSQREGYIHITTHNRKADLLNEKSLKSLDGEEQSYTAEIEGDFPENMFPIPDKLNFKIGAQVMFIKNDSSGEARYFNGKIGEISEMNEETIKVKLKDPKDEVTVERYEWMNQRYSLDKSTNELQEKWLGTFKQFPLKLAWAITVHKSQGLTFEKAILDLSDSFAPGQMYVALSRLTGLNGLILSEPISNIPFELDKNLRQFEDNKKDPTALNQNLESDRKAFLFSKVRETFDFQSLMKELNIHLGSFNKSENRSLKQQYANWTREKKEQLEELSTVGLKFQSSLAHYEAKDDYLSELAERVNSAEDYFKPKVKDLFDSFKAHLIDTSNQSKVKSYLKELESITEQLKSQLLQISKTAMLVKAAAENRILSKKDLHQSSTFEEQKKESKSKKKKAKKDKTPTAEVSFSLFKEGLSIDEIAAKRDFVHGTILGHLAQYIESGDIDATDLMDATKLDQICQVMALDEVKGSADVKARLGDEFTYNEIKIAWGHFKKNNQKEKAP; encoded by the coding sequence ATGTCCCAACACAAGCTAACCGATATTGCCAAAATTGCCGTCCGCTATGTAAACACTACCAATCGCTTGATCTTTTTAACAGGTAAGGCTGGTAGTGGAAAAACTACTTTGCTGCGCTATATTATAAACAATACCTACAAAAATGTAGCCGTAGCTGCCCCTACCGGAATTGCAGCAATAAATGCAAAAGGAGTAACTTTACATTCCCTACTCCAACTTCCATTTGGCACTTTCATCCCTGAAGATAATGGAGTAGATTTCAGCCGAACCACTGAACAAATTAATACGCCAAAAACATTCCTGCAACAATTTAAAATGTATGGCAATAAACGTCAGATTATCAAAAATCTAGAGTTACTGATCATAGATGAGGTCAGTATGTTAAGGGCTGATATACTGGATTGCATGGATTTGATCTTACGAATGGTGAGAAAGAACCATCAACCTTTCGGTGGCTTACAAATCATGTTTATTGGGGACTTGAATCAACTTCCGCCCGTGATTCGCCAGCACGAATGGCAATACTTAAATAATTACTATAAAACAGGCTATTTCTTCGAGGCTCTAGCTTTACAGAAAACGGAAATGGTCTATATTGAACTGGACAAAATCTTCCGGCAGTCTGACCCTGAATTCACGTCCATTTTAAACCGATTACGAGATAATCATCTCTCTGACACTGATATCCAAATGCTTAATCAGCACTACGAGAAAGACGTGGAAGGATCCCAAAGAGAGGGCTACATCCATATCACTACTCACAATCGCAAGGCGGATCTACTCAATGAAAAGTCGTTAAAGTCTCTTGATGGAGAAGAGCAAAGTTACACAGCTGAAATCGAAGGTGATTTCCCCGAAAATATGTTCCCAATCCCTGATAAACTAAACTTTAAAATCGGGGCTCAGGTCATGTTCATAAAAAATGACAGCAGCGGAGAAGCAAGGTACTTCAACGGGAAAATCGGTGAGATATCCGAGATGAATGAAGAAACAATAAAAGTAAAACTGAAAGATCCTAAAGATGAAGTAACAGTAGAAAGATACGAATGGATGAACCAGCGATATAGTTTGGATAAGTCCACCAATGAGTTACAAGAAAAGTGGCTAGGAACTTTTAAGCAGTTCCCTTTAAAATTGGCATGGGCAATTACAGTTCATAAATCGCAAGGCTTAACTTTTGAAAAGGCCATCCTAGATTTATCCGATAGCTTTGCACCTGGGCAAATGTACGTTGCACTTTCAAGATTAACTGGTTTAAATGGATTGATTCTATCAGAACCCATAAGTAATATTCCATTTGAACTAGACAAAAATCTTCGTCAATTCGAGGACAATAAAAAAGATCCTACAGCCCTTAATCAGAATCTAGAATCAGACAGAAAAGCATTTTTGTTCAGTAAAGTAAGAGAGACTTTTGATTTTCAAAGCTTAATGAAGGAGCTGAATATTCATTTGGGCAGTTTCAACAAAAGTGAGAATCGGTCCTTAAAACAACAATACGCCAATTGGACAAGAGAAAAAAAGGAACAGTTAGAAGAGCTCTCCACCGTGGGGCTGAAATTCCAAAGTTCATTAGCTCATTATGAAGCCAAAGACGACTACTTGTCTGAGTTAGCTGAGAGAGTCAATAGTGCAGAAGACTATTTCAAACCTAAAGTCAAAGATTTGTTTGATTCATTTAAAGCACATTTGATTGACACCTCCAACCAAAGTAAAGTCAAATCTTATCTAAAGGAGCTAGAAAGCATTACGGAGCAATTGAAATCACAGCTTCTACAAATCAGTAAAACCGCCATGCTGGTAAAAGCAGCTGCAGAGAACCGTATTTTATCTAAAAAGGATTTACATCAGTCTTCGACCTTTGAGGAACAGAAAAAAGAATCTAAGTCAAAGAAAAAGAAAGCGAAGAAAGATAAAACACCCACAGCGGAAGTTTCATTTTCCTTATTCAAGGAAGGATTAAGCATTGATGAAATTGCAGCTAAGAGAGATTTCGTTCATGGAACGATCTTAGGACATTTAGCTCAATATATTGAAAGTGGAGATATTGATGCAACTGATTTAATGGATGCTACCAAGCTGGACCAAATATGCCAAGTGATGGCACTGGATGAGGTAAAAGGAAGTGCAGATGTAAAAGCTAGATTGGGTGATGAATTCACTTACAATGAAATTAAAATCGCATGGGGTCACTTCAAGAAAAATAATCAGAAGGAAAAAGCCCCTTAA
- the miaA gene encoding tRNA (adenosine(37)-N6)-dimethylallyltransferase MiaA — protein sequence MTKKSKTIVIVAGPTAVGKTSVSILLAKRLKSEIISADSRQFYKEMEIGTAKPTQLEMDGIPHHFINSLSIHDEYNVGQFEKDALKLLDDLFMKHDLILVVGGSGLYVKALCEGIDEMPVIPTEIREELNEEYAEKGIEHLQNELVIADPEYYEIVDQHNPQRLIRALELYRATGKNMSFYRAQENAVDRPFNIIKIGLERPREELYDRINLRMDQMISEGLFEEAEALYPYKHLYAMQTVGYSEIFGYLEGEYDRAEAVRLLKRNSRRYAKRQLTWFKRDPEFTWFSADEKDAVIAFLQKMS from the coding sequence TTGACTAAAAAATCAAAAACCATAGTGATAGTGGCAGGGCCAACCGCAGTGGGCAAAACTTCAGTATCTATTCTTTTGGCAAAACGATTAAAGTCTGAAATAATTTCAGCTGATTCTCGTCAATTCTATAAGGAGATGGAGATTGGAACAGCTAAACCTACTCAGCTAGAAATGGACGGAATTCCACATCATTTTATAAATTCGCTTAGTATTCATGATGAATATAATGTCGGACAATTTGAAAAGGATGCTTTGAAATTATTGGACGACTTATTTATGAAACATGATTTGATTTTGGTAGTCGGAGGTTCTGGCCTTTATGTAAAAGCTCTTTGCGAGGGAATTGATGAAATGCCTGTAATTCCAACAGAAATTAGAGAGGAACTCAATGAAGAATATGCTGAAAAGGGAATTGAACATTTGCAAAATGAACTGGTAATAGCTGATCCGGAATATTATGAAATTGTAGACCAGCATAATCCGCAACGATTAATTAGAGCTTTAGAGCTTTATCGTGCAACTGGCAAGAACATGAGCTTTTATAGAGCCCAAGAAAATGCAGTTGATAGACCATTTAATATCATAAAAATAGGTTTAGAGCGCCCTAGAGAAGAACTATACGATAGAATTAATTTAAGAATGGATCAAATGATTTCTGAAGGATTATTTGAAGAAGCTGAAGCACTTTACCCATACAAACATCTTTATGCAATGCAAACAGTGGGCTATTCTGAAATATTTGGTTATCTGGAAGGAGAATATGATAGAGCAGAAGCAGTGAGATTGCTAAAAAGAAATAGCCGGAGATATGCTAAAAGGCAATTAACTTGGTTTAAAAGAGATCCAGAATTCACTTGGTTTTCGGCAGATGAAAAAGATGCAGTGATCGCTTTTCTTCAAAAAATGAGCTGA